The DNA region atataagactcgtaccgggcgccagaaccaaaatacgggcccgataccattgctttctaatcaaatttcatttccattttctttaaatattttcagagaacaatttcacttaaaaattcataactcgggctggggacctcggaattcgattcgagcatacgcccgagtcccatattttcatacggaccctccaggattgtcaaatcacgggtccgggttcgtttacctcaaatgttgaccgaagtcaaatttattcatttcgaggtcaaaacttagcaattttcacaagattttacatttaagctttccggctacgcgcctggactgcgcacacaaatcgaggcgactctaaatgaggttttcaaagcCTCGGAGACACAAATTTCAAttagaaacaggtgatgacccaaTCAcccccttttgggtcatcacattctccacctctaaaacaatcgttcatcctcgaacggacagaagaagtacctgagtcggggaaaagatgaggataccggtcccgcatattggactcggactcccaggtcgatgcctcagggggctggcctctccactgaacacgaaccgaaggaaaactcttcgacctcagttggcgaacctgtcggtctagaatagccaccggctcctcctcatacgacaaatccttgtccaactggacagtgctgaaatctaacacgtgggatggatcgtcgtgatatttccgaagcatggacacatgaaacactggatgcacgattgataagctaggtggcaatgcaagtctataggccacctctcccactcgatcaaggatctcaaatggaccaatgaacctaagcttgcccttcttccaaaatctcatcacgccctccATAGGCGTCACTCggagcaacacccgctcaccaaccataaaagccacatctcgaaccttacgatctgcatagctcttttgcctggactgagctgtacgaagcctatcctgaatgatcctgaccttgtcaaaggactcctgaaccaaatcttgtacccaacaaccaagcctctcccggctcaaaccatccaaccggagatcgacaccgcctaccatataaagcctcataaagagctatctagatactcgactggtagctgttgttgtaggcaaactctgctaaaggcaagaacttattccacgaacctccaaagtcaataacacaagctcggagcatatcctccaatatccgaatagtccgctcggactgtccatccatctgaggatgaaatgttgtactcaactcaacctgggtgcctaaccctcgctgaactactctccagaaacgtgaggtgaactgcgtacctcggtccgaaatgatagataccggcacaccatgaagacgaacaatctcccggatatagatctcagctaacctcttggacgaataggagactgccataggaatgaaatgcgctaacttggtcagcctatcaacaatgacccaaactgcatcaaacttctctCGGGTcaacggaagtccagtaacgaagtccatagtgattctctcccacttccactcgggaagctcaatcctctgaaataaaccaccaggcctctgatgctcatacttaacctggtgacaattcaaacaccgagccacagaggcaacgatatctttcttcattctacgccaccaataatgctaccgcaaatcctgatacatcttagcggcgcccggatggatagagtaccgggaactatgggcctcctctaaaatcaactctcgaagcccatccacattaggcacacaaactcgaccctgcaatctcagaactccatcatcacctaaggtaacctgcttggcaccctcacactgcaccgtgtctctaaggacacacaaatggggatcatcaaactgccgatcacggatacactccaataacgaagaacgagcgaccgtgcaagctaatactcgactagggtcagaaatatccaacctcacaaatcgattggccaaagcctgaacatccaaagcaagcggcctctcaccgactggaatataagcaagactgcccatactggctgactttctactcaaagcatcggccaccacgttggcctttcccggtgatataggatagtgatgtcataatctttcaacaactccaaccacctcctctgcctcaaattcaactccttttgcttgaacaaatactgaagactcttatgatctgtgaacaactcacatgccacgccatactggtaatgcctccaaatcttcaatgcgtgaacaatggctgccaactccaaatcatgcactggatagttcttctcatgaaccttcagctgccttGAAGCATAGGCACCGAACTGTAGTACAGAAGGAATGGAATAGCCGTGACGCGGTCTGTTGCCAAGCCCGCCTCTCTCTCTCGTTGTTGCGCGGCCATTACTCTACAGAACCAGCATAGCTCGCAGACGAGCACGTTAATGAGGCCCTGAGCCGATAGATGAAGATGGGAAGGTCAGACTTCTACTATCTCGAAGGTTCCGATAGAAAGAATGATTGATTGCTTGAATGCCGGGCCATCTACTCGCGAAATCACCCCGGTCCGAACCCTCTCAGCTCCTTCCTAAAGAAGTGAATTAATGATCGAtcgaccttgccatcctgcatcaacactgcacccagtccaatgcgagatgcatcacaataaacggtgtaaggccctgaacctgtgggaaaaacTAACACCGGTGCCGTAATCAGGGCTGTCTTGAGcctctaaaagctcgcctcacactcgtctgaccatctgaactaggcacccttatgggtcaacctggtcatcggggctgcaacagatgagaacccctccacgaaccgacgatagtagcctgccaatcccaagaaactccgaatttctatagctgatgctggtttaggccagttcttgactgcctcaatcttctttggatcaacctgaataccctctactgatataatgtgacccaggaatgccactgaactcaaccagaactcacacttcgagaacttagcatataactgactatccttcagagtctgaagaaccaatCTGaggtgttgctcgtgctcctcctggttgctggaatatatcaggatatcatgaataaagactatcacgaacaagtccaaataaggcctgaacactcggttcatcaactccataaacGCTGCTTGGTAttggtcaacccgaatgacataaccaagaactcataatgcctgtacctagtgcgaaaagctgttttagggacatcggatgccctaattctcaactggtggtagccagatctcaagtcaatctttgaaaatcccttggaaccctgaagttgatcgaacaaatcatcaatcctcggcagtggatacttattcttaattgtgaccttgttcaattaccggtaatcaatgcacattctcatcgaaccatcctttttctttacaaacaaaactggcgcaccccaaggcgaaacgctgggtctaatgaaacccttctcaagcaaatcctgcaactattcctttaactctttcaactccggcggggccatacaatatggcggaatagaaatgggctaagtgctcGGAGCcagatcaatgcagaaatcaatgtcCCAGTCGgttggcatccccgacaggtttgaagggaaaacctcaggaaactcacgaaccacgggcacagaatcaatataGGGAACCTCAACATTGgagtcacgaacataagccaaatatgccaaacaccccttctcgaccatacgccgagccttcacatacgaaataacactttgggtagaatgaccaggagtgatagcatcaagaacaaggatatagttaaggacaatgttagagatgatagaattttggaagctccaaggccatttacaagatctcaagctaaagagttgcaagctaaggttgctagactttaatggcaaataaagaagcttttaattgtagaggaagagctcaagctcaaaggagatgaattgtccaagttttacaattatttggtagtccaaattgaagtccaagaggaggaagattgggttaccaaatcagcccttgaagtccaccaacaaggctcaaaatgaccttaaaagaggtccaaaagggggtgtttcaaaaggagcccaattggagtccaaaccaatggcccaaactaatagttttaaggcccaaatctgccccaaaaggatttggacgccccccacttaattttgatggcttttgttaccccttaggagccacctacctaagtttgatggctattgtgacccctagcagccccctacctaatttagatgactttttagcaaccccctacattattttaagtgcttttaactcctataaataaggagttcttctcattcataagacacaacatttattgattaagtatatcatactttgagagttcttttgaacctttgttacttgtgctttgagatttatctttcaacctttactagttcttagttcaaggtagtaagattacttctcttttatgatatctttgattcctttgtggtattcttagaaggcgattaatactagttattaattgttgtctcaagttactcgtaaagtggtcaagatccgaatctattgttttgatttgctttttaagtaaaggcgtttgatttcttccataaatcaagacgttgttactttgatcttgtcaaggctatagaacttacgttcttggaagttcttggaattctttccttgaattcgtcccatatcctttattttcgtcTCTTTAATTCTatttgttcaattccttgttgttattgcttccgcatttacttctcaaattcttactctaatttggattcccgacctagttgttatcaagtggtatcagagcggtttttatcaagatttcgttcttggtaagtcttggaatttcttgaatactaagagcaaagaaaagaaaagaaaaaaaattaaaaaaaaaacgaaaatcagtttttagaacaaaaaatagaattgcgtgctctccgggatatttcttttatatctaatttgttaccaaaaattaacaaaggaaacaagaagagggaatcctagattttcttactctttctaatctaaacatataatcctttcctttttgtttgcGTCATGTTTtaaccgagcctaatagttctaggatttggtttttctttcattagttccccaaaaatctgaattttactactaagaatttcatatgagttgggtttaattataaatctacaaagtattttgttcaaaggttattccgagaaaaaaaaaagagagctaAGTTTTGTGATACAGTTTACACTTTTTTTTAAAGATGTCGCgtacaggtagtgatgatgaacgaagggttctccaagaagctgaaatcaaagcaagaaatgattttaccttgcaatatgcatcaacaatttgaaaggttgaatttgcaactccaagagatgagggataccattgctgatcaaaatgatacaatagctgaacttaggagggaaaataatgttagaccccaagctaggagaaatgtaccccatgctcccattgtaaatcaagaaaaccctatagatgattttaatgatattgattttgatagggtgggaagagataggaggggacaaagaggtagagtagaagatgataatataagtagtataaagatgaagatgccatcattcaagggagcaagggacccagacttgtaccttgattgggagagaaaggttgaagccatctttgattgtcataactactctgagggtaagaaagttaaacttgttgttgttgagttttctgactatgctgctatttggtggaaaaagcttgctagggacagattgcaagaaggacaagcaccagttgctacttgggctgagatgaagagggtgatgaggaagagattcgtgccatcacactttcaaagagagctacaacaacgtcttcaaacattgaagcaagggtccatgtctgtggatgagtactttaaggctatggatatggctatgatccaagctaattgtacagaggaagaagaggctacaatggctaggtttttaaatggtttaaataaggaaatagctgatgtagtagaattacagcaatatgtaacaatagatgagttagttgatttgtctgtaaagatagaaaatcaaaataaaagaaagcagactagctcgtggaaaggtcggacaagcaccatctccaagaagccatggccatataatgaaatgaagagttcttctagacctcaagaagacaagggtaaaggtaaatttgagaacaaagagggaggtaaaatctttaaccctaaaccttttacaccttctagttctattcaatgtcataaatgtaaaggaaggggacatatgatgcatgaatgtccaagtagaagaaacatcattcttagagaagatggaggatatgagagtgaaaaaggtgagggagaagaagagggagatgtgagtgatgaagatgatgtagaactacctaatgagggcatgattggggtagttagaaggattatgactatcaatttggcaagcaatagtgaagaacaaagggagaatatattccatactaggtgtgggataaagggaaaaacttgctctatgatcattgatagtggtagttgtgctaatgtggtgagttcatactttatggaaaaattgggacttgcatgcatgaaacaccctactccatatagactccaatggttaaatgatagtggtgaactaaaggtaaacaaacagtgcatgatttcatttaatgttggtagatataaggatgatattctttgtgacataatacctatgcaagcttgtcatatcttactgggtcgtccttggcagtatgacaggaatgtttttcatgatggaagaaagaatagatattctcttgaactaaatggcaggaaatttactcttgcacctttatctccttctcaagtgtttgaagatcaaaagagattaagagAAACAATGGGAAAACCAAGGGGAGAGATAAAAAGTGAgtttgaggaaaaagaaaagaaagaaggccaagaattagaaaaaaagagagatggccgagagaaagagagagagggcagcaatttgagagaagagataaaaaagggtttgaatgaaaaaatagatagtcttggtgagaggaaagaggttaaggaaagaaaaaaagagagtttttatataaaaaccaaagagtgtttaaatgcaagaaaagaggggctacccataatactacttacttacaaagagactttgattaattctgagttgctaacttcttctttgccaagtagtatttcttctcttttgcaggattttgaagatgtctttccagaagatattcctaatggattgccacctttacgtggcattgagcatcaaattgaATTTGTACctggatcacaaatcccaaataggccAGCCTATAGGAGTAGtccagaagagacaaaagaacttcaaaggcaagttgaggagttgcttgagaaaggttttgtgagagagagcatgagTCCTTGCTCGGTTCCCGTCCTATTGGTaccaaaaaaggatggaacttggaggatgtgcgtggattgtagagcaatcaacaagattacggtaaagtatcgccaccctattcctcgtcttgatgacatgttggatcaattacatggatccaaaatcttttctaaaattgatctaaaaagtggttaccatcaaattcgaatgaatcctggagatgaatggaaaactgcttttaagaccaaatatgggctttatgagtggttagttatgcctttcggcttgactaatgcacctaatactttcatgagattaatgaatcatgtttttaaggattttcatggaaaatttgttgtggtgtacttcgatgatatcttggtcttttctaacactttagaagagcatgtagaacacctaaaacaagtttttgaagttcttag from Nicotiana tabacum cultivar K326 unplaced genomic scaffold, ASM71507v2 Un00029, whole genome shotgun sequence includes:
- the LOC107818942 gene encoding uncharacterized protein LOC107818942; protein product: MMNEGFSKKLKSKQEMILPCNMHQQFERLNLQLQEMRDTIADQNDTIAELRRENNVRPQARRNVPHAPIVNQENPIDDFNDIDFDRVGRDRRGQRGRVEDDNISSIKMKMPSFKGARDPDLYLDWERKVEAIFDCHNYSEGKKVKLVVVEFSDYAAIWWKKLARDRLQEGQAPVATWAEMKRVMRKRFVPSHFQRELQQRLQTLKQGSMSVDEYFKAMDMAMIQANCTEEEEATMARFLNGLNKEIADVVELQQYVTIDELVDLSVKIENQNKRKQTSSWKGRTSTISKKPWPYNEMKSSSRPQEDKGKGKFENKEGGKIFNPKPFTPSSSIQCHKCKGRGHMMHECPSRRNIILREDGGYESEKGEGEEEGDVSDEDDVELPNEGMIGVVRRIMTINLASNSEEQRENIFHTRCGIKGKTCSMIIDSGSCANVVSSYFMEKLGLACMKHPTPYRLQWLNDSGELKVNKQCMISFNVGRYKDDILCDIIPMQACHILLGRPWQYDRNVFHDGRKNRYSLELNGRKFTLAPLSPSQVFEDQKRLRETMGKPRGEIKSEFEEKEKKEGQELEKKRDGREKEREGSNLREEIKKGLNEKIDSLGERKEVKERKKESFYIKTKECLNARKEGLPIILLTYKETLINSELLTSSLPSSISSLLQDFEDVFPEDIPNGLPPLRGIEHQIEFVPGSQIPNRPAYRSSPEETKELQRQVEELLEKGFVRESMSPCSVPVLLVPKKDGTWRMCVDCRAINKITQFHGWRASVPHLLDWARKLATHSTYNERK